The following coding sequences lie in one Amycolatopsis cihanbeyliensis genomic window:
- a CDS encoding penicillin-binding transpeptidase domain-containing protein produces MKAATALLALLTGATLLTACSDAEEEAAGRALETFLSAWREGTVPGREAEHRELTSALGTRTPELEAGEVTVADDTANAQVTVAWNLAKGVRWEYRSTVGLRRTAETWRVEWSPAIVQPDLTAGDRLVLSRGESTRAPILDGAGEPITESRPVVVVGVQPSKVTSAEQLARDLGAALEADGVDTGDLPARIGKAVPEAFVPVVTLRMERYLEVKPAIHHLPGTVFREEDRVLAPTRDFARAALGTVDPVTREDIEAAPGTFVAGDEKGHGGLQEHYDERLRGVRELTVTLESSGTELFRARPRPGAPVRTTLDRAVQNAADAAVADSTKKAAIVAVRISDGSVLAIANSPSAGAQNLALNARVPPGSTFKIVSALNLLESGAVGLDSAVPCPATASIEGRVFKNAWNGGIPNATFREAVAESCNTAFALLAPKLGPEGLAGTATTLGIGEQWDLGVPVYTGSVATHGDAVQQASAAFGQGRTVVSPMSIAAATAGVAGGRWQQPSLITDPSPDEPAPDGPDLNGEAVAKLRTALREVITDGSGRALRSVPGEPVYGKTGTAEYGTETPPRSHSWFAGWQGDLAFATLVTDGGNDVSLALAASKRFLEGVPR; encoded by the coding sequence ATGAAGGCCGCCACAGCCCTGCTCGCGCTGTTGACCGGCGCCACGTTGCTCACCGCCTGCTCCGACGCGGAGGAGGAGGCCGCCGGGCGAGCGCTGGAGACCTTCCTTTCCGCCTGGCGCGAGGGCACGGTCCCCGGCCGTGAGGCCGAGCACCGGGAGCTGACCTCGGCCCTCGGTACGCGCACGCCCGAGCTGGAGGCCGGTGAGGTCACCGTTGCGGACGACACGGCGAACGCACAGGTCACGGTCGCCTGGAACCTCGCGAAGGGCGTGCGGTGGGAGTACCGGTCCACGGTCGGCCTGCGCCGCACGGCCGAAACCTGGCGGGTGGAGTGGTCGCCCGCCATCGTGCAGCCCGACCTGACCGCGGGTGACCGGCTGGTCCTGAGCCGGGGTGAGAGCACCCGCGCCCCCATCCTGGACGGCGCCGGGGAGCCGATCACCGAATCCCGGCCGGTGGTCGTGGTCGGTGTGCAGCCGAGCAAGGTCACCTCGGCCGAGCAGTTGGCCCGCGACCTCGGCGCGGCACTGGAGGCCGACGGGGTGGACACCGGGGATCTGCCCGCCAGGATCGGCAAGGCCGTCCCCGAGGCGTTCGTCCCGGTCGTCACCCTCCGCATGGAGCGCTACCTCGAGGTCAAGCCGGCCATCCACCACCTGCCTGGCACGGTGTTCCGGGAAGAGGACCGCGTGCTGGCCCCGACACGGGACTTCGCCCGCGCCGCGCTCGGCACCGTCGACCCGGTCACCAGGGAGGACATCGAGGCGGCCCCCGGCACGTTCGTCGCGGGTGACGAGAAGGGACACGGCGGCCTGCAGGAACACTATGACGAGCGGCTGCGTGGCGTACGCGAGCTGACCGTGACCCTGGAGAGCTCGGGCACGGAGCTGTTCCGCGCACGTCCCCGGCCCGGCGCGCCCGTGCGCACCACACTCGACCGCGCGGTGCAGAACGCGGCCGACGCGGCCGTCGCGGACAGTACGAAAAAGGCGGCGATCGTCGCCGTCCGGATCTCCGACGGATCCGTGCTCGCGATCGCCAACTCCCCGAGCGCGGGCGCGCAGAACCTCGCGTTGAACGCGCGGGTGCCACCCGGCTCGACATTCAAGATCGTCAGTGCGCTGAACCTGCTGGAATCGGGTGCGGTCGGGCTCGACTCCGCGGTCCCCTGCCCGGCGACCGCGAGCATCGAGGGCAGGGTGTTCAAGAACGCGTGGAACGGCGGCATCCCGAACGCGACATTCCGGGAGGCCGTCGCCGAGTCGTGCAACACGGCCTTCGCCTTACTCGCGCCGAAACTCGGCCCGGAGGGGCTGGCCGGCACCGCCACCACGCTCGGTATCGGCGAGCAGTGGGACCTCGGTGTGCCGGTCTACACCGGTTCGGTGGCCACGCACGGCGACGCGGTGCAACAGGCCTCCGCGGCCTTCGGCCAGGGCAGGACCGTGGTCAGCCCGATGTCGATAGCCGCGGCCACCGCGGGGGTGGCCGGCGGGCGGTGGCAGCAGCCCAGCCTGATCACCGACCCGTCCCCCGACGAGCCCGCACCGGACGGCCCGGATCTGAACGGCGAGGCCGTCGCGAAGCTGCGGACGGCACTGCGCGAGGTGATCACCGACGGATCGGGCAGGGCGTTGCGTTCGGTGCCCGGCGAACCGGTGTACGGCAAGACCGGAACGGCCGAGTACGGCACCGAGACGCCGCCCCGCAGCCACAGCTGGTTCGCCGGTTGGCAGGGCGACCTGGCGTTCGCGACACTGGTCACGGACGGCGGCAACGACGTCAGCCTCGCGTTGGCCGCGAGCAAGCGATTCCTGGAGGGCGTGCCGAGGTAG
- a CDS encoding discoidin domain-containing protein, translating into MTAGTAGAALTAVLLAAVPAGAEPTAPVPAAPDCAGVDAGAEVPFFEIEAECAAHRGTVIGPDLTQASLPSEASGRQAVRLSAAGDHVEFTLTEPANSLNLRYSVPDGRSGTLSVYVNGRRLDQRLAVTAKYSHVRTPFIPGSKIHHFYDESRMLLGRSLGAGDRVRVQVDAGDEAGPYTVDLADFEQVAAPLPAPGDALPVTGFGATPDDGRDDTAAFRAGIQEARSSGRPLWIPRGTFEIGSALQVDQVTIRGAGPWYSVLHGDNVFNNNHATGGIELRDFAIFGEVTERVDAQPANGFHGVLGTGSTLSNLWIQHTKCGLWLMNGATRDLTVEDSRFLDLQADGINFDGNVKNSTIRNNFFRNTGDDAIALWSNGVSDSGDSIVRNTVIQPNLANGIAVYGGESNSVVGNLVRDTNALGGGIHVGNRFNATPLTGTILVEGNTTVRAGALDPNWQFGVGALWFDGRDSAFSGVDIRVRDNRLIDSPYEAIQFIDGSGQGKPMGNVTVEGGSIEGAGTFAVQAQTGGTVSISDLSATGLGVTGLYNCPYPSDRQPLTIDGSGNSGWDGTWTDCSSWPDPGSGPPPEPGPDDNLALHGPVTASGNVGGYPPAAAVDGDADTYWESTNGAFPGTITVDLGRVTEVGRIVLALPPSTAWPARTQTLSVLGSTDGQRYATLAGPEGYRFDPATGNSVTIQPAASEQRYLRLRVTANSEWPAAQVAELEVYRE; encoded by the coding sequence TTGACCGCTGGAACCGCGGGCGCGGCACTGACCGCCGTGCTCCTCGCCGCGGTTCCGGCCGGGGCCGAGCCCACGGCACCGGTTCCGGCCGCGCCGGACTGCGCCGGCGTGGACGCGGGCGCCGAGGTGCCGTTCTTCGAGATCGAGGCCGAATGCGCGGCGCACCGGGGTACGGTGATCGGGCCCGACCTCACCCAGGCCAGCCTGCCCTCCGAGGCATCGGGCAGGCAGGCCGTCCGGCTGTCCGCGGCCGGGGACCACGTCGAGTTCACCCTGACCGAGCCGGCGAACTCGCTGAACCTGCGCTACAGCGTGCCGGACGGCAGGTCCGGCACCTTGTCGGTGTACGTCAACGGGCGGCGGCTCGACCAGCGGCTTGCGGTCACCGCGAAGTACTCGCACGTGCGGACCCCGTTCATTCCCGGCAGCAAGATCCACCATTTCTACGACGAGAGCCGCATGCTGCTCGGCAGGAGCCTCGGCGCGGGCGACCGGGTCCGGGTTCAGGTCGACGCCGGTGACGAAGCCGGCCCGTACACAGTGGACCTCGCGGACTTCGAGCAGGTGGCGGCGCCGCTCCCGGCCCCGGGAGACGCCCTCCCGGTGACCGGCTTCGGCGCGACGCCCGACGACGGCCGCGACGACACCGCCGCCTTCCGTGCGGGGATCCAGGAGGCCCGGTCCTCCGGGCGGCCGCTGTGGATCCCGCGGGGCACCTTCGAGATCGGCAGCGCGTTGCAGGTCGACCAGGTCACCATTCGCGGCGCCGGGCCCTGGTACTCGGTGCTGCACGGCGACAACGTGTTCAACAACAACCACGCCACCGGCGGCATCGAGCTACGCGATTTCGCCATCTTCGGTGAGGTGACCGAGCGGGTGGACGCGCAGCCGGCGAACGGGTTCCACGGCGTGCTCGGCACCGGATCGACGCTGTCGAACCTGTGGATCCAGCACACCAAGTGCGGGCTGTGGCTGATGAACGGGGCTACCAGGGACCTCACGGTGGAGGACAGCAGGTTCCTCGACCTGCAGGCGGACGGGATCAACTTCGACGGTAACGTGAAGAACTCCACCATCCGCAACAACTTCTTCCGCAACACCGGCGACGACGCGATCGCGTTGTGGTCCAACGGGGTCTCCGACTCCGGCGACAGCATCGTGCGCAACACCGTCATCCAGCCGAACCTGGCGAACGGGATCGCGGTCTACGGCGGGGAGAGCAACTCGGTCGTCGGCAACCTCGTGCGGGACACCAACGCGCTCGGCGGCGGGATCCACGTCGGCAACCGGTTCAACGCCACCCCGCTGACCGGGACCATCCTCGTCGAGGGCAACACCACCGTCCGGGCCGGTGCCCTCGACCCGAACTGGCAGTTCGGCGTCGGGGCGCTGTGGTTCGACGGCCGGGACAGCGCGTTCTCCGGGGTCGACATCCGGGTGCGGGACAACCGGCTGATCGACAGCCCGTACGAGGCGATCCAGTTCATCGACGGCAGCGGGCAGGGCAAGCCGATGGGCAACGTGACCGTCGAGGGCGGCAGCATCGAGGGCGCGGGCACCTTCGCGGTGCAGGCGCAGACCGGTGGAACCGTCTCCATCAGCGACCTCAGCGCCACCGGTCTCGGGGTCACCGGGTTGTACAACTGCCCGTATCCCAGTGATCGCCAGCCGTTGACGATCGACGGCAGCGGTAACAGCGGCTGGGACGGCACCTGGACCGACTGCTCGAGCTGGCCCGACCCGGGCTCCGGCCCGCCGCCCGAGCCAGGGCCGGACGACAACCTGGCCCTGCACGGGCCGGTGACCGCCAGCGGCAACGTCGGCGGCTACCCGCCGGCCGCGGCGGTGGACGGTGACGCCGACACGTACTGGGAGAGCACCAACGGCGCCTTCCCCGGCACCATCACGGTGGATCTCGGCCGGGTGACCGAGGTGGGCCGGATCGTGCTCGCCCTCCCGCCCTCGACCGCCTGGCCCGCGCGTACCCAGACGCTCTCGGTGCTGGGCAGCACGGACGGGCAGCGGTACGCCACCCTGGCCGGTCCGGAGGGATACCGGTTCGACCCGGCGACCGGTAACAGCGTGACCATCCAGCCGGCCGCGAGCGAGCAGCGCTACCTGCGGCTGCGGGTCACCGCCAACAGCGAATGGCCCGCCGCGCAGGTGGCGGAGCTGGAGGTCTACCGGGAGTGA
- a CDS encoding carbohydrate ABC transporter permease has protein sequence MPKPMSTRFLTRPAEPSAAPDTGRKRRRGPRRALPRTITAYGLLSAALVCFALFSWYPIVRGVLLSFQQVNFVDAPEWVGLENFQRLFSDPLFGVAWRNTLLFTGFALLFGFAVPFLTAVLLNELRHARTFFRLVVYLPVMLPPVVTALLWRWFYDPGPGLFNEVLGTLGLPALSWLDSSDTAMLSLVLVATWANMGTTTLIYLAALQTIPGELYEAAELDGAGIWKRLRHVTIPQTRFVLLVLLLLQIVATMQVFTEPFVMTGGGPDNSTVTVLLLLYRYAFVYNDFGSASAMSLLLFVALGVFSAAYLRLTTRREP, from the coding sequence ATGCCGAAGCCGATGTCAACACGATTCTTGACCAGGCCCGCTGAACCGAGCGCGGCCCCGGATACCGGCCGGAAGCGCCGCCGGGGCCCGCGCCGGGCGCTCCCACGGACGATCACCGCCTACGGCCTGCTCAGCGCCGCGCTGGTCTGCTTCGCGCTGTTCTCCTGGTACCCCATCGTGCGTGGCGTGCTGCTGAGCTTCCAGCAGGTCAACTTCGTGGACGCACCGGAGTGGGTCGGACTGGAGAACTTTCAGCGGCTGTTCTCCGACCCGCTGTTCGGCGTCGCCTGGCGGAACACCCTGCTGTTCACCGGCTTCGCCCTGCTGTTCGGCTTCGCGGTCCCCTTCCTCACCGCGGTGCTGCTGAACGAGCTACGGCATGCCAGGACCTTCTTCCGGCTGGTCGTGTACCTGCCGGTGATGCTGCCGCCCGTGGTCACCGCGCTGCTGTGGCGGTGGTTCTACGATCCCGGCCCCGGCCTTTTCAACGAGGTGCTCGGTACGCTCGGCCTACCCGCACTGTCCTGGTTGGACTCCAGCGACACGGCGATGCTGTCCCTGGTGCTGGTGGCGACCTGGGCGAACATGGGCACGACCACGCTGATCTACCTGGCCGCGCTGCAGACCATCCCCGGGGAGCTGTACGAGGCGGCCGAGCTGGACGGCGCGGGGATCTGGAAGCGGTTGCGGCACGTGACCATCCCGCAGACCAGGTTCGTCCTGCTCGTCCTGTTGCTGTTGCAGATCGTGGCGACCATGCAGGTCTTCACCGAACCGTTCGTGATGACCGGCGGTGGTCCGGACAACTCGACCGTGACGGTCCTGCTGCTGCTCTACCGCTACGCCTTCGTCTACAACGACTTCGGCTCGGCCAGTGCGATGAGCCTGCTGCTGTTCGTCGCGCTCGGGGTGTTCTCCGCCGCGTACCTGCGACTGACCACGAGGAGGGAGCCATGA
- a CDS encoding LacI family DNA-binding transcriptional regulator, translating into MVRRIAEVAAKVGVSEATVSRVLNGRSGVSENTRTAVLTALDVLGYERPTQLRGERARLVGLVLPELQNPIFPASVEVMGNALAQQGFTPVLCTRTAGGVSEADYVELLLQQQVSGVVFSGGLYAQADAVHDHYHRLLDRGVPTVLINAAVEQLGFPQVSCDDALAVEQAMSHLGSLGHQRIGLLLGPTDHVPSRRKLETFRAHLAGADGEARAAVVEHGMFSVEGGQAAAGRLLRREVTAILCASDPLALGAIRAARRQGLSVPEDVSVVGYDDSALMQSVDPPLTTIRQPIESMGQAAVALLVKQINGAELPAEELLFAPELVVRSSTARVPER; encoded by the coding sequence ATGGTGCGTAGAATTGCCGAGGTCGCGGCGAAAGTGGGAGTCAGCGAGGCGACGGTCAGCCGGGTGCTGAACGGGAGATCGGGGGTCTCCGAGAACACCCGGACCGCGGTGCTGACCGCGCTGGACGTACTCGGCTACGAGCGCCCGACCCAGCTGCGCGGCGAGCGGGCCCGCCTGGTCGGCCTGGTGCTGCCCGAGTTGCAGAACCCGATCTTCCCGGCCTCCGTGGAGGTGATGGGCAACGCGCTCGCCCAGCAGGGGTTCACCCCGGTGCTGTGCACCCGCACCGCAGGCGGGGTCTCCGAGGCCGACTACGTCGAGCTGCTGCTGCAACAGCAGGTCTCCGGGGTGGTGTTCTCCGGCGGGCTGTACGCGCAGGCCGACGCCGTGCACGACCACTACCACCGCCTGCTCGACCGCGGGGTGCCGACCGTGCTGATCAACGCGGCGGTCGAGCAGCTCGGGTTCCCGCAGGTGTCCTGTGACGACGCGCTCGCCGTGGAGCAGGCGATGTCGCACCTGGGCTCACTCGGCCACCAGCGAATCGGGCTGCTGCTCGGGCCGACCGACCACGTCCCGTCCCGGCGCAAGCTGGAGACGTTCCGCGCCCACCTCGCCGGCGCGGACGGCGAGGCGCGAGCGGCCGTCGTCGAGCACGGCATGTTCTCGGTCGAGGGTGGGCAGGCCGCCGCGGGCCGCCTGCTGCGGCGTGAGGTGACCGCGATCCTGTGCGCCAGCGACCCGCTCGCGCTCGGCGCGATCCGCGCGGCGCGCAGGCAAGGGCTGTCGGTGCCGGAGGACGTCTCGGTCGTCGGCTACGACGACTCGGCACTGATGCAGAGCGTCGATCCGCCGCTGACCACGATCCGGCAACCCATCGAGTCGATGGGACAGGCGGCGGTGGCCTTGCTGGTGAAACAGATCAATGGTGCGGAGCTGCCTGCCGAGGAACTGCTGTTCGCGCCCGAGCTGGTGGTCCGTTCCTCCACCGCCCGGGTACCCGAGCGGTGA
- a CDS encoding glycoside hydrolase family 13 protein, with amino-acid sequence MSEWWRTASIYQIYIRSFQDGDGDGIGDLTGARSRLSYLEQLGVEAVWFTPWYPSPMDDGGYDVADFRDIEPTFGTLAEAEALISEAHARGIRVIIDIVPNHCSDVHRWFLAARDAGPGSPERSRFWFRPGRGPDGSEPPNNWQSRFGGPAWTRVTEPDGTPGEWYLHLYSPRQPDLNWDNEEVRAEFADILRFWFDRGVDGLRIDVADGLVKDPALPDVTDPDGPLPYSDQEGLHEIYREWRRIADGYPGERALVGEMWLGDLGRTVRYLRPDELHSAFNFDYLVCPWDADRFRRVIDDTIASHGSVGAPPTWVLSNHDVTRPVTRYGRAGDTGFDFADRLHGTPVDLRLGTRRARAAALLTMALPGAMYLYQGEELGLWEVEDIPDQLRQDPVFERTGHADPGRDGCRVPLPWAGTAAPFGFSPETAHKEPWLPQPLVWAAHTVEAQLAEPGSTLELYRRALRIRAGLPGGTPRWLDTPTGVLAFARDPGFACVVNLSGAAAPMPPHESVSLSSAPLDGDRLPPDTAAWLRTH; translated from the coding sequence GTGAGTGAATGGTGGCGAACCGCCAGTATCTACCAGATCTACATCCGCAGCTTCCAGGACGGCGACGGGGACGGGATCGGCGACCTCACCGGGGCACGCTCCCGACTGTCCTATCTGGAACAACTCGGGGTGGAGGCGGTCTGGTTCACCCCGTGGTACCCGTCGCCGATGGACGACGGTGGCTACGATGTGGCCGATTTCCGGGACATCGAACCGACCTTCGGCACCCTCGCCGAGGCGGAAGCCCTGATCTCCGAGGCACACGCCAGGGGTATCCGGGTGATCATCGATATCGTCCCGAACCACTGCTCGGACGTGCATCGCTGGTTCCTCGCCGCCCGGGACGCCGGCCCGGGATCGCCGGAGCGCTCCCGGTTCTGGTTCCGCCCCGGCCGCGGCCCGGACGGGTCCGAGCCGCCGAACAACTGGCAGTCCCGGTTCGGCGGTCCCGCCTGGACCAGGGTCACCGAACCGGACGGCACGCCGGGGGAGTGGTACCTGCATCTCTACAGTCCCCGGCAGCCGGACCTCAACTGGGACAACGAGGAGGTCCGGGCCGAGTTCGCGGACATCCTGCGGTTCTGGTTCGACCGCGGGGTGGACGGCCTGCGCATCGACGTCGCCGACGGGCTGGTCAAGGACCCGGCCCTGCCCGACGTCACCGATCCGGACGGCCCGCTGCCGTACTCCGACCAGGAGGGGCTGCACGAGATCTACCGCGAGTGGCGGCGGATCGCGGACGGCTATCCCGGCGAGCGGGCGCTGGTGGGTGAGATGTGGCTCGGTGACCTGGGCCGGACGGTGCGCTACCTGCGCCCGGACGAACTGCATTCGGCGTTCAACTTCGACTACCTGGTCTGCCCGTGGGACGCCGACCGGTTCCGCCGGGTCATCGACGACACGATCGCCTCGCACGGTTCCGTCGGCGCGCCGCCGACCTGGGTGCTGTCCAACCACGACGTCACCAGGCCGGTCACCCGGTACGGGCGGGCAGGCGACACCGGGTTCGACTTCGCCGACCGGCTGCACGGAACCCCGGTGGACCTCCGTCTGGGTACCCGGCGGGCCCGGGCCGCCGCACTGCTCACCATGGCGCTGCCCGGGGCGATGTACCTGTACCAGGGCGAGGAGCTCGGCCTGTGGGAGGTCGAGGACATCCCCGACCAGTTGCGGCAGGATCCGGTGTTCGAGCGGACCGGGCACGCCGATCCCGGCCGGGACGGGTGCCGGGTCCCGTTGCCGTGGGCGGGTACCGCGGCCCCGTTCGGCTTCAGCCCGGAAACCGCGCACAAGGAGCCCTGGCTGCCGCAGCCGCTGGTCTGGGCGGCGCACACCGTCGAGGCGCAACTCGCCGAGCCCGGCTCGACCCTCGAGCTGTACCGCCGTGCGCTGCGGATCCGGGCAGGCCTGCCCGGCGGGACCCCGCGGTGGCTGGACACGCCGACCGGTGTGCTCGCCTTCGCCAGGGACCCGGGATTCGCCTGCGTGGTCAACCTTTCCGGCGCCGCGGCGCCGATGCCGCCGCACGAGTCGGTGTCGCTGTCCAGCGCGCCGCTGGACGGCGACCGGTTGCCCCCGGACACCGCGGCCTGGCTGCGCACGCACTGA
- a CDS encoding ABC transporter substrate-binding protein: protein MAKPHARRALGALFVGGLFLTVAACGGSTDSRGPDGKLIVTVNGQPPQTQAFERRLFDADVAAFEEAHPDIDLRPKEGFMEVEQFSAKLAGGQLEDVFYVYFTDPATIIARGQAADITEAVQDLPRLDALQPRLLDVFRDGEGGLYGLPTANYSMGLLYSRPLFEQAGLDPDDPPRTWTGVREAARKISGLGDEIVGYAELSKSNQGGWHFGAWMNSLGGSLAREENGSWKASFDNELGRTALRHLHDMRWTDGSMGSKQLLEAADVQRMMGAGQLGMYLAAPDNIPTLVKQFNGDYADYGLAPVPEGKGTLIGGEGYMFNPRASPETIEAGLKWIQWKYLNPDRFEEKAVRFAEADKPVGLPTPPTPDIWRGEVRERMEKVKEKHANVPAENYRPFMSASERIEGHLEPPQAQQIYARLDTVVQACLTDEHADLDQLLADAEADVNTILDQAR, encoded by the coding sequence ATGGCGAAACCCCATGCCCGCCGGGCACTCGGTGCCCTGTTCGTGGGCGGCCTGTTCCTGACGGTGGCCGCCTGCGGCGGGTCGACGGACAGCCGAGGCCCGGACGGAAAGCTCATCGTGACCGTGAACGGGCAGCCGCCCCAGACCCAGGCGTTCGAGCGGCGGCTGTTCGACGCCGACGTGGCCGCCTTCGAGGAGGCCCATCCGGACATCGACCTGCGACCCAAGGAAGGGTTCATGGAGGTCGAGCAGTTCTCGGCGAAGCTGGCCGGCGGGCAGCTCGAGGACGTGTTCTACGTCTACTTCACCGATCCGGCCACGATCATCGCGCGCGGGCAGGCGGCCGACATCACCGAGGCCGTCCAGGACCTGCCGCGGCTGGACGCGCTCCAGCCGCGGTTGCTGGACGTCTTCCGGGACGGCGAGGGCGGGCTGTACGGGCTGCCCACGGCGAACTACTCGATGGGTCTGCTCTACAGCAGGCCGTTGTTCGAGCAGGCCGGGCTCGACCCGGACGACCCGCCACGCACCTGGACGGGCGTGCGTGAGGCCGCGCGGAAGATCTCCGGGCTCGGGGACGAGATCGTTGGTTACGCGGAACTCAGCAAGAGCAACCAGGGCGGATGGCACTTCGGTGCCTGGATGAACTCACTCGGCGGCTCGCTGGCCCGCGAGGAGAACGGTTCCTGGAAGGCGAGCTTCGACAACGAGCTCGGACGCACGGCCCTGCGCCACCTGCACGACATGCGCTGGACCGACGGTTCGATGGGCAGCAAGCAACTGCTCGAGGCGGCGGACGTGCAGCGGATGATGGGCGCGGGCCAGCTCGGGATGTACCTGGCCGCACCCGACAACATCCCCACCCTGGTCAAGCAGTTCAACGGGGACTACGCGGACTACGGCCTGGCACCCGTCCCGGAGGGCAAGGGCACCCTGATCGGCGGTGAGGGCTACATGTTCAACCCCAGGGCCTCCCCGGAGACGATCGAGGCCGGGCTGAAGTGGATCCAGTGGAAGTATCTGAACCCGGATCGCTTCGAGGAGAAGGCCGTGCGCTTCGCCGAGGCGGACAAGCCGGTCGGCCTGCCGACCCCGCCCACCCCGGACATCTGGCGGGGCGAGGTGAGGGAACGGATGGAAAAGGTCAAGGAGAAGCACGCCAACGTCCCCGCCGAGAACTACCGGCCCTTCATGTCGGCTTCGGAGCGGATCGAGGGACACCTGGAACCTCCGCAGGCACAGCAGATCTACGCCCGGCTCGACACGGTGGTGCAGGCCTGCCTCACCGATGAGCACGCCGACCTGGACCAACTCCTCGCCGATGCCGAAGCCGATGTCAACACGATTCTTGACCAGGCCCGCTGA
- a CDS encoding carbohydrate ABC transporter permease, which yields MTAARTIVSPTQLRSRAGRTVYWTVLLLTLLAFVLAFLFPFYWAVTGAMKSAGELAQVPPTLVPNEWHPETFATAWSEIDLGRYLLNTVVVAGGAWAIQLAVDVPAAYALSKLRPRFGNLVLGMMLSTLMLPATALLVPTYLTVSEVPIVGVNLLNTPAAIWLPAAANAFNIFVLKRFFDQIPDELLEAATIDGAGPIRTMWTIVLPISRPILAVVSIFAVVTAWKDFIWPLLVLQDPSTQTLSVLLQRIAPDMPLNLLVAGLVLTSLPMIAVYLLFQKQILAGLSAGSIKG from the coding sequence ATGACCGCGGCACGGACGATCGTCTCACCGACGCAACTGCGCAGCCGGGCCGGCCGGACCGTCTACTGGACGGTGCTCCTGCTGACCCTGCTCGCCTTCGTGCTCGCGTTCCTGTTCCCGTTCTACTGGGCGGTGACCGGTGCGATGAAGTCCGCCGGCGAGCTGGCGCAGGTACCGCCGACCCTGGTCCCGAACGAGTGGCACCCGGAGACCTTCGCCACGGCCTGGAGCGAGATCGACCTCGGCAGGTACCTGCTGAACACCGTGGTCGTGGCGGGCGGTGCGTGGGCGATCCAGCTGGCGGTGGACGTGCCCGCGGCCTACGCGCTGTCCAAACTCCGGCCGAGGTTCGGCAATCTCGTGCTCGGCATGATGCTCAGTACGCTGATGCTGCCGGCCACGGCGCTGTTGGTGCCCACGTACCTCACCGTGTCCGAGGTGCCGATCGTCGGGGTGAACCTGCTGAACACCCCCGCGGCGATCTGGCTGCCCGCGGCCGCGAACGCGTTCAACATCTTCGTGCTGAAACGCTTCTTCGACCAGATCCCGGACGAGCTGCTGGAGGCGGCGACGATCGACGGTGCGGGGCCGATTCGTACCATGTGGACGATCGTGCTGCCTATCTCCCGGCCGATCCTCGCGGTGGTGTCCATCTTTGCCGTGGTGACCGCGTGGAAGGACTTCATCTGGCCGCTGCTGGTGTTGCAGGACCCGTCGACCCAGACGCTGAGTGTCCTGCTGCAGCGCATCGCCCCGGATATGCCGCTCAACCTGCTGGTGGCCGGGCTCGTGCTGACCAGCCTGCCGATGATCGCGGTCTACCTGCTGTTCCAGAAACAGATCCTTGCCGGCCTGAGCGCAGGAAGTATCAAGGGCTGA
- a CDS encoding class I SAM-dependent methyltransferase: MTTGTRLAQRSLERVVETFAEGKPYDLFFLSVRGARLVGRKTEAAYPGPDRADRPAERLKCGLVEAHMLLGVAEREQVAEDHVAVFYRPLAEAEKAALFAEAAADPLTDLYHPYAQLGDRIREAAEAEVGGWEVTEERVRELDHAEAVLRDYVPERLAWLGFDGGLAYDAACSTGAFLAAVGHRFPAARTVGQDLSAEMVAYARPRLDEAHCADSIRPAIPEGGADLVICRHLNAFVVGTRQAHELFAAAASRCRPGGYLVLLGHTPILISSQWCEMSGLRMVQRSAATPSGHALFQCYILRG, translated from the coding sequence ATGACCACCGGCACACGGTTGGCGCAACGATCGCTCGAGCGGGTCGTGGAGACCTTCGCCGAGGGCAAGCCGTACGACCTGTTCTTCCTCTCCGTGCGCGGCGCGCGCCTGGTCGGCCGGAAGACCGAGGCCGCGTACCCCGGCCCGGACCGCGCGGACCGGCCGGCCGAACGGCTGAAGTGCGGGCTGGTCGAGGCGCATATGCTGCTGGGGGTCGCCGAGCGGGAGCAGGTCGCCGAGGACCACGTCGCCGTCTTCTACCGGCCGCTGGCCGAGGCCGAGAAGGCCGCGCTGTTCGCCGAGGCAGCCGCCGACCCCCTGACGGACCTCTACCACCCCTACGCCCAGCTCGGCGACCGTATCCGCGAGGCGGCCGAGGCCGAGGTCGGTGGCTGGGAGGTCACCGAGGAACGGGTTCGCGAGCTCGACCACGCCGAGGCCGTCCTGCGCGACTACGTACCGGAGCGGCTCGCGTGGCTCGGCTTCGACGGCGGCCTCGCCTACGACGCCGCGTGTTCCACCGGCGCGTTCCTCGCCGCCGTCGGCCACCGGTTCCCCGCGGCCCGCACCGTCGGCCAGGACCTCAGCGCGGAGATGGTGGCCTACGCCCGTCCCCGGCTGGACGAGGCGCACTGCGCGGACAGCATCCGCCCCGCCATCCCCGAGGGCGGCGCCGACCTGGTGATCTGCCGGCACCTCAACGCCTTCGTCGTCGGCACCCGCCAGGCCCACGAGTTGTTCGCCGCCGCGGCGAGCCGCTGCCGGCCCGGTGGCTACCTCGTGCTGCTGGGGCACACCCCGATCCTGATCAGCAGCCAGTGGTGCGAGATGTCCGGCCTGCGGATGGTCCAGCGCTCGGCCGCCACCCCCTCCGGGCACGCCCTGTTCCAGTGCTACATCCTGCGCGGGTGA